CAGGATCTTGTTGCCGAGCCATTAACACTTCCTGCCTTTCTCTAGTATAGTCATTCAAGATGCCTCACCAATACCCAGCCTTGACTCCAGAGCAGAAGAAGGAGCTGTCAGAAAATGCTCTCCGCATTGTGGCAACTGGCAAAGGCATCCTAGCAGCTGATGAGTCTACTGGTAAGAGCCAAAGGGGTACAATTGAGAGGCGCTGGACTGCGGTTGGGGAGGCAGTGGGGAAAAACGGGGGAGGGAGCAGGACTTTGAAAGACCTGCAGGTCTGAAATGGAGCATTTGACATGAATGTCTGCTTTTTTGTCTTTTACCTCTTAGGCAGTATTGCCAAACGCTTGCAGTCCATTGGCACTGAAAACACAGAAGAAAACCGCCGCTTCTATAGGCAACTGCTCTTCACCGCAGATGACCGTGTCAACCCTTGCATTGGTGGTGTCATCCTCTTCCATGAGACCATGTACCAAAAAGCTGATGATGGGCGTGTCTTCACAAAGGTCATTAAGGACAAAGGTGCCCTGGTTGGCATCAAGGTAAGCATCTTTTGGGTTTTAATTAAGGGTTTGCAAAACCTAAAATTGGGATGGAATGGTTTGAACAAATCTGGAACATAATGCGAGGAACAGAACGTTTGATTTGACCCAGACCTaattttctgttactaaatcgcataagaaaaatgaaggaTGCTAATATTCATTATCACCATTGAACTCTTTGGATGGAGCTGATTGGAGTCATGATTCAAGATATATGAGGCCACTGGATTGAAGAAAATGGGTTTAGATAGTCTCTCATAACATATTGCCTCTAAAGAAGGATTCTATGTAGGAAGGCAGAATACGCCAAGTCTTCTGCGATCTTTTATGATACTGAacataattcccctttttcccagtttaatgatggacaggaaGTTGTTTGGATACACAGACTAAACACTGGAAtctttttaatgtgtttaatGGGGAACCAataagggaggagagaaagggtgGCTGCGGAGTTTTGCTATTGAAACAGGAGATTGACAACTGTAATAGATATTCAGAGTGATGCTTTTATAATCTTTTCATTTGGATCAGCTATTGTTTCCTATTTCTACATTTGATTAATTTGATAGATTAGAATTCCAAAGGCTTATATACTTTCTGAAAGCTAAGCAAACGTTGCTCTTGTTAAGCGAACCAATGGTCCTCTATTGGCATGGTTTTACTGAAAATCAGAAGTAAAATGGGTCACACGACTGCAGGACACTACAAACAGCTGTAAATATAGCCATAAACGTGGCCAAATGTTGCTAAGCACCTTAATTTTGGTCATGTAACCATAGGGGGAAGTACTGTCAGAACTTCAAATTCAGGTTGTAAGCTCTAAGGTAGGTTTGTTGTAAATCTGAATGGTCacaggtcataagttgaggattacataTGTAAGAAGTTGGACTGTAGGATGAACTAGAGAAGCTGTgaaaagtaaaggccaaagtaATTCTAGTAGTGACTCCTAAACTGGGAGAatggctccaacagatcccacGAACAACGTAAGTTCTCCATCCAGAAGAGTGAagtgctaggaacagctaagTTTCTGAGAAGAACCTTCAAACTCCCAGGGCTCTGGTAGAGGACCCAAGACTGAAGAAAACACAGCAGACAACCCATAGGGGtgaaaagagaatttttatattTCTGCCTTAATTACTCTTGGAAATTAAGGGTGTGTTGATGAGAATGGAGCAATCGGTCATCAGTTTGACAGatattcttcctttcctccctctgtgCAGGTTGACAAAGGTGTTGTGCCTCTTGCAGGAACTAATGGAGAGACCACCACCCAGGGTGAGTAAATACGTGCGAGCAGATTATAAAAGATAGCTGACATAATGGACTAAACCTGGATTCATGTAGCAATTGAAGGTTCAAGTTGAGGCATTCAAAGAAGTTCATTTTTATAATCTCTAACTTTGTAGGTCTGGATGGCTTGTCTGAACGCTGTGCCCAGTACAAGAAGGATGGTGCTGACTTTGCCAAGTGGCGCTGTGTCTTGAAGATCACTCCTACCACCCCTTCCCACCTGGCCATCATTGAGAATGCCAATGTGCTTGCTCGTTATGCCAGCATCTGCCAGCAGGTGGGCGCACAGCGACATTAGGAGAGGAATCATGGCCGTCGTTGGATAGCGGCCACATTTTTGCTTCAACAATGATCGATGCACCCACTGATATTTAATGGAGGGGAAAGCGTCATAATGGAGCAAATGCAATTCATGGAACAGAGCCCAAGTTTGATCTCTCTTTAAAAATTCTTAGCGGGCTGGGTTGTTAGACAGGCTGGGTTTCAGTTAGCTCGATACAGCTCTGTGAAGCAGAACTCCTTAAATTAATGTCATCTTTAGCTGCCAAGTATATCTCAAGAGGGTGGTGTTGAAATTGCTGTTTTGTGATCTTCTGTCAACAGAAATGGCTCTGGGCAATTTTGCAAGGACATTCAATGTCCTTATTTTGCCGATGGTTGGAGTTAGATACGTGATTGTAAATTTTCCCTGGGGCGTACTTCAGTAAACATCCCCAAACATATTATGCTTCACTACTTACAATCTTACACGCAGACTGCATGGACAAATTGGAaagagtttgggtttttttttctcctgaaaataGAAGGTTGTTTACAGCAGGGGTTATAATCTGTAAAACCCCACATTTCAGGTTTTTCCAAAAATTGCCATCTAGCTGTAATTTGAAtatgaagaagggaaaaaagggaacCCACTGAGAATAACTATATTAGCTTTACCTAGTgaatttatatcctaccttttgCTTGGGCAAGAGGTCAAGGGAGCTAAGAAAATTAAAAACTGCTATTTTGAAAATCTATGTGTAATTAAAAgctagggagtcctcgacttatgaccatagtaGAGTCTTCATGGTGAAAAGTTGTGAGGGTAGAAAACAGATCGGTCATATaactcagaattccccaaccgtTCTGGCTTTGCGGAAAGGCAGCGGGGGGAGGAAGTTCCGTGCGAGTGGTGGGCACATATGCCCACTGCAGGCAAATGGAGCGTGTTGACTGCCCACTGCTCGCTCAACTGGGAATGTGCACACTCAGTCGCTCACCGCTTCTGTGACCCAGTTCCGAACAGCTCAAGGTCCggtagttggggacccctgatgtaaCTGGCTggattttatggccttttttacTGTGTTTTAAAAAGCTAGAGATTTCCTAAAtaccatgggggtggggtgggggggtgaacaAGTTTCTCAAGAGCAAAGTGGCTGCGGTCTCTCCAACAGAGGGGACACAAAGGAACAGCAGGAAGTTCTTAATGGCTGATAGatttgtgaggaggaggagggggaagcccTTCAGATAGTGAAGTCCTCAGCCATTTAGAATTAACGCCAGCATCTTACAAAGTGCTTAAGAAGTGACTGGTAGTTGATGTAGTGCTGCATACTATTTCAAAATTGGACACAGCCTGTGACTTGAAAAGGGGTATTGGTTTCTGaaatgggatttatttttattttatttttttgtacattGTCAATTTGGAGTTTTCTAATCATTGACGGCTCTCCTTTCCCTGAACTGCAGAATGGAATTGTTCCTATTGTGGAACCAGAAATCCTTCCTGATGGTGACCATGATCTCAAACGCTGCCAGTATGTGACAGAGAAGGTGAGGATGGGGAGGGGGCTTGTCAACTGACATCAATGGGTTAAAGTGGGTATGGGTGGAAAAGACTTTTGCATGCCTCGTAACCAGAAAAGGAGGCTTCTAATGTGACTGAGAATTCTTTTGACAACGGAAAGCTTACAAATTACATCTTCCCTTGATTTACTCTACGGACAGGTTCTGGCTGCTGTTTACAAGGCCTTAAGTGACCATCATATCTACCTGGAGGGGACCCTG
Above is a window of Ahaetulla prasina isolate Xishuangbanna chromosome 4, ASM2864084v1, whole genome shotgun sequence DNA encoding:
- the ALDOA gene encoding fructose-bisphosphate aldolase A, yielding MPHQYPALTPEQKKELSENALRIVATGKGILAADESTGSIAKRLQSIGTENTEENRRFYRQLLFTADDRVNPCIGGVILFHETMYQKADDGRVFTKVIKDKGALVGIKVDKGVVPLAGTNGETTTQGLDGLSERCAQYKKDGADFAKWRCVLKITPTTPSHLAIIENANVLARYASICQQNGIVPIVEPEILPDGDHDLKRCQYVTEKVLAAVYKALSDHHIYLEGTLLKPNMVTPGHACTTKYAAEEIAFATVTALRRTVPPAVPGITFLSGGQSEEEASINLNAINKCPLHKPWALTFSYGRALQASALKAWSGKKENMKNAQEEYVKRALANSLACQGKYIASGQTGAAASESLFVSNHAY